One Pseudomonas rhizophila DNA window includes the following coding sequences:
- a CDS encoding fatty acid--CoA ligase has protein sequence MLQTRVIPPAEGAYQYPLLIKRLLMSGARYEKTREIIYRDQLRYSYPTLIERVARLANVLTEAGVKAGDTVAVMDWDSHRYLECMFAIPMIGAVIHTINVRLSPEQILYTMNHAEDRFVLVNSEFVGLYQAIAGHLTTVEKTLLLTDLPEKTADLPNLVGEYEQLLAAASPAYDFQDFDENSVATTFYTTGTTGNPKGVYFTHRQLVLHTMGVSTIMGAIDSVRLLGTNDVYMPITPMFHVHAWGLPYVATMLGLKQVYPGRYDPEFLVQLWRKEKVTFSHCVPTILQMVLNAKGAQDTDFAGWKIVIGGSALNRSLYEAAKARGIQLTAAYGMSETGPLVSCAHLNDELMAGSEDERITYRIKAGVPGPLVEAAIVDAEGHFLPADGETQGELVLRAPWLTEGYFNEPQKGAELWAGGWLHTGDVATLDSMGVIDIRDRIKDVIKTGGEWISSLDLEDLISRHVAVREVAVVGIPDPQWGERPFALLVIREGHQIGARELKEHLKPFVELGHLSKWAIPSQIALVTEIPKTSVGKLDKKRIRIDVTEWQSNNSTFLSTL, from the coding sequence ATGTTGCAGACTCGCGTTATTCCTCCAGCCGAAGGCGCTTATCAATACCCGCTGCTGATCAAGCGGCTGCTGATGTCCGGTGCGCGTTACGAGAAAACCCGCGAGATCATTTACCGCGACCAGTTGCGCTACAGCTATCCGACCCTGATCGAACGCGTCGCGCGGTTGGCCAATGTGCTGACCGAGGCCGGGGTCAAGGCCGGTGATACCGTGGCGGTGATGGACTGGGACAGCCATCGCTACCTGGAATGCATGTTTGCGATCCCGATGATCGGCGCGGTGATCCACACCATCAACGTGCGCCTGTCACCGGAACAGATCCTCTACACCATGAATCACGCTGAAGACCGCTTCGTGCTGGTCAACAGCGAGTTCGTCGGTTTGTACCAGGCGATTGCCGGACACCTGACGACCGTAGAAAAAACCCTCCTGCTGACCGACCTGCCTGAAAAAACCGCCGACCTGCCGAACCTGGTGGGCGAATACGAACAACTGCTCGCCGCCGCCAGCCCCGCCTACGATTTCCAGGACTTCGACGAAAACTCGGTCGCCACCACGTTCTATACCACCGGCACCACCGGCAACCCCAAGGGCGTGTATTTCACCCATCGGCAACTGGTGCTGCACACCATGGGCGTGTCGACCATCATGGGCGCCATCGACAGTGTGCGGTTGCTGGGCACCAACGACGTGTACATGCCGATTACGCCGATGTTCCATGTCCATGCCTGGGGCCTGCCGTACGTGGCGACCATGCTCGGGCTCAAGCAGGTCTACCCCGGCCGTTATGACCCCGAATTCCTGGTCCAGTTGTGGCGCAAGGAGAAAGTCACCTTTTCCCACTGCGTGCCGACCATTCTGCAAATGGTCCTCAATGCCAAGGGCGCCCAGGACACCGATTTCGCTGGCTGGAAAATCGTCATCGGCGGCAGCGCCCTGAACCGCAGCCTGTATGAAGCGGCCAAGGCCAGGGGCATCCAGCTCACCGCCGCCTATGGCATGTCGGAAACCGGCCCGCTGGTGTCCTGCGCCCACCTCAACGACGAATTGATGGCCGGCAGCGAAGACGAACGCATCACCTACCGGATCAAGGCCGGCGTACCAGGGCCATTGGTGGAAGCGGCGATTGTCGACGCCGAGGGGCATTTCCTGCCCGCTGACGGCGAGACCCAGGGCGAGCTGGTGCTGCGCGCACCGTGGCTCACCGAGGGTTATTTCAACGAGCCGCAGAAGGGCGCCGAGCTCTGGGCCGGCGGCTGGCTGCACACCGGCGATGTCGCCACGCTGGACAGCATGGGCGTGATCGATATTCGCGACCGCATCAAGGACGTGATCAAGACTGGCGGTGAATGGATCTCGTCCCTGGACCTGGAAGACCTCATCAGCCGTCACGTGGCGGTACGCGAAGTAGCAGTGGTGGGGATTCCCGATCCGCAGTGGGGCGAGCGCCCATTTGCCTTGCTGGTCATCCGCGAAGGGCATCAGATCGGGGCTCGCGAGCTCAAGGAACATCTCAAGCCGTTCGTCGAATTGGGGCACCTGAGCAAGTGGGCGATCCCGAGCCAGATCGCCCTTGTTACGGAAATTCCCAAGACCAGCGTCGGCAAGCTCGACAAGAAGCGTATCCGCATCGACGTCACCGAATGGCAGAGCAATAACAGCACCTTCCTGTCGACGCTTTAA
- a CDS encoding glycosyltransferase family 2 protein yields MSTDLTSSPAIAPQSEPLVSIVAPCYNAEKYLEEAIHSIFAQDYPNVEVIVVDDGSTDNSLAMLRQLQQTYNFQLYSQENQGVSAALNHGLKYAKGVYISTPDLDDIMLPHSVGLRARYLDEHPQVGCVGALIIYMDSEGHTIKAQQRDHIQVHTFDDLLRSAAVIGAPTALYRMSALRDAGFYDPLLRVQDFQITLRIAHKGYEIHELPVCVTRYRRHPNNLSRKYRLMLKADLQAIEPYRAHPAYGAARTVLVHKALKYAVVEDRKEAWRLLRSIPWRHLNATSLKRFKRLVLRRPTARARP; encoded by the coding sequence ATGAGCACCGACCTGACTTCTTCCCCGGCCATCGCGCCACAGAGTGAGCCGCTCGTGTCGATCGTGGCCCCTTGCTACAACGCCGAGAAATACCTGGAAGAAGCGATCCACAGCATCTTTGCCCAGGATTATCCGAACGTTGAGGTCATCGTGGTCGATGACGGCTCCACCGACAATAGCCTCGCCATGCTCCGGCAGTTGCAACAGACCTACAACTTCCAGCTGTACTCCCAGGAAAATCAGGGTGTCAGCGCGGCGCTCAATCACGGGCTGAAATACGCCAAGGGCGTTTACATCTCGACCCCGGACCTTGACGACATCATGTTGCCCCACTCGGTCGGGCTCCGTGCCCGATACCTGGACGAGCATCCGCAGGTCGGTTGTGTCGGCGCGCTGATCATCTACATGGACAGCGAAGGCCACACCATCAAGGCGCAACAACGCGACCACATCCAGGTGCATACCTTCGACGACCTTCTACGCAGCGCTGCGGTCATCGGCGCGCCAACAGCGCTGTATCGCATGAGCGCACTTCGCGACGCCGGCTTTTATGATCCGCTGCTGCGGGTCCAGGATTTCCAGATCACTTTGCGGATCGCCCACAAGGGTTATGAAATTCATGAATTGCCGGTTTGTGTGACGCGCTATCGACGCCACCCCAATAACCTGTCGAGAAAGTACCGGTTGATGCTCAAGGCCGACCTGCAGGCTATCGAGCCCTATCGGGCCCACCCCGCCTACGGTGCGGCTCGTACGGTGCTGGTCCACAAAGCGCTGAAGTACGCGGTGGTCGAAGACCGCAAAGAAGCCTGGCGGCTGCTGCGCAGCATCCCGTGGCGCCACCTGAACGCAACCAGCCTGAAACGCTTCAAGCGACTGGTCTTGCGACGCCCGACAGCGAGGGCGCGACCTTGA
- a CDS encoding CatB-related O-acetyltransferase, whose protein sequence is MNFLKKLKERKVRKHLKRLEKLERAPEKIRLRYPKYQIGVGTYGIPEVMEFGDDTILKVGSYTSIAQGVKILLGGGHRTDWVSTFPFPLMIEQAQGIAGCNPTKGDVVIGSDCWICAEAMILSGVTIGHGAVVAAGAVVTRDVEPYAIVGGNPCRFIRWRFEEPVRQALLESSWWDWPMEEVKAVSPLLCSDNIDAFLEYVRQRH, encoded by the coding sequence TTGAATTTTTTGAAAAAGCTCAAAGAGCGCAAAGTACGCAAGCATCTCAAGCGCCTGGAGAAACTCGAGAGAGCGCCGGAAAAAATCCGTTTGCGCTATCCGAAATACCAGATTGGGGTGGGCACGTATGGCATTCCCGAAGTCATGGAGTTCGGCGACGACACGATCCTCAAAGTCGGGTCTTATACGTCGATCGCTCAAGGCGTGAAAATCCTGCTGGGTGGCGGGCATCGCACCGACTGGGTCAGCACCTTTCCGTTCCCGCTGATGATCGAACAGGCCCAGGGTATCGCCGGCTGCAACCCGACCAAGGGCGATGTGGTGATTGGCAGCGACTGCTGGATCTGCGCCGAAGCGATGATTCTGTCCGGTGTGACCATTGGTCATGGCGCCGTGGTCGCAGCCGGCGCCGTGGTGACGCGCGATGTCGAGCCATACGCCATCGTCGGCGGCAACCCATGCCGGTTCATTCGCTGGCGCTTTGAAGAGCCGGTGCGTCAGGCCTTGCTTGAGTCATCCTGGTGGGACTGGCCGATGGAAGAGGTCAAAGCGGTGTCGCCACTGCTGTGCAGTGACAACATCGACGCCTTTCTGGAGTACGTTCGTCAACGCCACTGA
- a CDS encoding LysE family translocator, translating into MYLTEFLTVALIHLLAVASPGPDFAVVVRESVTHGRRAGTWTALGVGTAIFLHVGYSLLGIGLIVSQSIMLFNALKWAAAAYLLYIGFKALRAQPVKPTADNLHKEAGERTARGAFTSGFVTNGLNPKATLFFLSLFTVVINPHTPLAIQAGYGVYLAAATAVWFCLVAMLFSQQRVRAGFARMGHWFDRTMGAVLVAIGVKLAFTEMR; encoded by the coding sequence ATGTACCTCACCGAATTCCTCACCGTCGCCCTGATCCACCTGTTGGCCGTGGCCAGCCCCGGGCCGGATTTTGCCGTGGTGGTGCGCGAGAGCGTGACCCATGGTCGCCGCGCCGGAACCTGGACAGCGCTGGGCGTGGGCACGGCGATTTTCCTGCATGTGGGGTATTCGCTGCTGGGCATTGGCCTGATCGTGTCGCAATCGATCATGCTGTTCAACGCGCTGAAATGGGCCGCTGCCGCCTACCTGCTGTACATCGGCTTCAAGGCGCTGCGGGCGCAACCGGTCAAGCCGACGGCGGACAACCTGCACAAAGAGGCCGGCGAACGTACCGCCCGTGGCGCGTTCACCTCGGGCTTCGTCACCAACGGCCTGAACCCCAAGGCGACGCTGTTTTTCCTGTCGCTGTTCACCGTGGTCATCAACCCTCATACCCCCCTGGCAATCCAGGCCGGTTACGGCGTTTACCTGGCGGCGGCGACGGCAGTGTGGTTCTGCCTGGTGGCCATGCTGTTCAGCCAGCAGCGAGTGCGCGCCGGGTTTGCCCGCATGGGCCACTGGTTCGACCGGACCATGGGCGCGGTACTCGTTGCCATTGGCGTCAAATTGGCGTTTACCGAGATGCGTTGA
- a CDS encoding 2-hydroxyacid dehydrogenase: MTNNGRAVFLDHPSLDLGDLDLGPLRNCFSELQLFARTSRDEVSERLKGATVAITNKVVIDATAMAANPELKLILISATGTNNVDLDAARQHGITVCNCQGYGTPSVAQHTIMLLLNLATRLGDYQKAVGAGRWQHASQFCLLDYPIVELEGKTLGLLGHGELGSAVGRLAEAFGMRVLLGQIPGRPARPDRLPLDQLLPQIDALTLHCPLNEHTRNFIGARQLAQLKPGAFVLNTARGGLIDEQALADALRSGHLGGAATDVLSVEPPTQGNPLLAADIPRLIVTPHNAWGSREARQRIVSQLTENALGFFSGTALRVVS, encoded by the coding sequence ATGACGAACAACGGCCGCGCAGTTTTCCTCGACCACCCTTCCCTGGACCTCGGCGATCTGGACCTGGGACCACTGCGCAACTGCTTCAGTGAACTGCAACTGTTCGCCCGCACGAGCCGGGATGAAGTGAGCGAGCGGCTCAAGGGCGCCACGGTGGCGATCACCAACAAGGTCGTGATCGATGCGACCGCCATGGCCGCCAACCCCGAGCTGAAGCTGATCCTGATCAGCGCCACCGGCACCAATAACGTCGACCTGGACGCCGCGCGCCAACACGGCATCACAGTGTGCAACTGTCAGGGCTACGGCACGCCGTCGGTGGCCCAGCACACGATCATGCTGCTCTTGAATCTGGCGACGCGCCTGGGTGATTACCAAAAAGCAGTCGGCGCAGGTCGGTGGCAGCACGCTTCGCAGTTTTGCCTGCTGGACTATCCCATTGTCGAACTGGAAGGCAAAACCCTCGGGCTGTTGGGTCATGGTGAACTGGGCAGCGCCGTCGGACGACTGGCCGAGGCCTTTGGCATGCGCGTGCTGTTGGGGCAGATCCCCGGACGCCCTGCTCGTCCCGACCGCTTGCCTCTGGATCAACTGTTGCCGCAGATCGATGCCCTGACCTTGCACTGTCCTCTCAACGAACACACGCGCAACTTCATCGGCGCCCGGCAACTGGCGCAGCTCAAACCCGGCGCCTTTGTGCTCAACACCGCCCGCGGCGGCCTGATCGACGAACAGGCCCTGGCCGATGCCTTGCGCAGCGGCCATTTGGGCGGCGCGGCCACCGATGTACTGAGCGTGGAGCCACCGACCCAGGGCAATCCGCTGCTGGCCGCCGACATTCCGCGGTTGATCGTCACGCCCCATAACGCCTGGGGCAGCCGCGAGGCGCGGCAACGGATCGTTAGCCAACTGACGGAAAACGCCTTGGGTTTTTTCAGCGGTACAGCGCTGCGAGTCGTCAGTTGA